A genomic window from Cydia strobilella chromosome 26, ilCydStro3.1, whole genome shotgun sequence includes:
- the LOC134752997 gene encoding uncharacterized protein LOC134752997: protein MELRVISAGTEIIDDLVKKCSPHFKQSGYSDITVQASVIENTCSSANGDNVDWDGNNNGGSTESNTGGNTKGSTESSTSGSTGSKTEGSTEGNTGGSTEGSTGSSTGKNTGDNTGVSVGVNLGLGEVLNGIFKVINGVANTALSALDACVNIVIRTLKDVFDVVGNLILVLQVALNNLVSGLGSLFVRLVACIIKIAVCVLGLPGDSAVRAKGWNARFGVEGELSVDATAEAYVKLFGLVNAKAELDGYIKIISGGKEIEKTSGSINIVLNRVNTLCDYITNYKQISKETVTQTFVIMTTVAASISNSRKTNFWQ from the exons ATGGAATTACGTGTTATTTCAGCTGGTACTGAAATCATCGACGACCTCGTGAAGAAGTGCAGCCCACACTTCAAGCAATCCGGATACTcag ATATCACCGTTCAAGCGTCCGTTATCGAGAATACTTGTAGTAGTGCCAACGGCGACAACGTTGATTGGGATGGAAATAACAACGGGGGCAGCACTGAAAGCAATACTGGAGGCAACACTAAAGGCAGCACTGAAAGCAGCACTAGTGGCAGCACTGGAAGCAAAACTGAAGGCAGCACTGAAGGCAACACCGGAGGCAGCACTGAAGGCAGCACTGGAAGCAGCACTGGAAAGAACACTGGAGACAACACTGGCGTTTCCGTG GGCGTCAATCTCGGTCTTGGAGAAGTCCTCAATGGAATCTTTAAGGTCATCAATGGTGTTGCCAACACCGCTCTGAGTGCTCTTGACGCCTGCGTTAATATTG TTATCCGAACCTTGAAGGATGTCTTCGATGTCGTAGGCAACT TGATCCTGGTTCTCCAAGTGGCCCTCAACAACTTGGTGTCCGGTCTCGGCTCCCTCTTCGTCAGACTGGTCGCTTGCATCATCAAGATCGCTGTCTGTGTCCTCGGTCTCCCAG GAGACAGCGCTGTGCGTGCCAAAGGCTGGAACGCCCGCTTCGGTGTGGAAGGGGAACTCTCAGTCGACGCCACCGCTGAGGCCTACGTCAAGCTTTTCGGACTTGTCAACGCTAAAGCTGAACTCGACGGATACATCAAAATCATTTCCGGAGGAAAAG AAATCGAAAAAACCAGCGGTTCCATCAATATAGTCCTCAACAGAGTCAACACTCTTTGCGATTACATTACCA ACTACAAGCAGATCTCTAAGGAAACCGTGACGCAGACCTTCGTCATCA TGACCACCGTCGCCGCGTCCATCAGTAACTCCCGCAAGACCAACT TCTGGCAGTAG
- the LOC134753079 gene encoding uncharacterized protein LOC134753079 — translation MVSLPPVLPPVLPSVLLLVLPSVLLSVLPLVLPPVLPSVLLSVLPLVLPPVLPSVLPLVVPPVLPSVLPLVLPPVLPSVLPLVVPPVLPSVLPLVVPPVLPSVLPSVLPLVLPSVLLSVLPLVLPPVLPSVLPLVLPPVLPSVLPSVLPLVLPPV, via the coding sequence ATGGTGTCGCTGCCTCCAGTGCTGCCACCAGTACTGCCTTCAGTGCTGCTTTTAGTGTTGCCTTCAGTACTGCTTTCAGTGCTGCCTTTAGTGTTGCCTCCGGTGTTGCCTTCAGTACTGCTTTCAGTGCTGCCTTTAGTGTTGCCTCCGGTGTTGCCTTCAGTGCTGCCTTTAGTGGTGCCTCCGGTGTTGCCTTCAGTGCTGCCTTTAGTGTTGCCTCCGGTGTTGCCTTCAGTGCTGCCTTTAGTGGTGCCTCCGGTGTTGCCTTCAGTGCTGCCTTTAGTGGTGCCTCCGGTGTTGCCTTCAGTACTGCCTTCAGTGCTGCCTTTAGTGTTGCCTTCAGTACTGCTTTCAGTGCTGCCTTTAGTGTTGCCTCCGGTGTTGCCTTCAGTGCTGCCTTTAGTGTTGCCTCCGGTGTTGCCTTCAGTACTGCCTTCAGTGCTGCCTTTAGTGTTGCCTCCGGTG